A single Watersipora subatra chromosome 7, tzWatSuba1.1, whole genome shotgun sequence DNA region contains:
- the LOC137400237 gene encoding uncharacterized protein: protein MANWADDNLWSGEDNQSTVCAVASDLILASPWGEETNTILDQDSPLIDNFCDLSVDECNRLCDSKLQASIQQKAIANSSEQDNQVHQKLAFETDRQYLSKLESKLAKLYKLSGKEMKRNMLKQVSDRASELFTTEADRQDTSLDKQIVNNLVVLRLFPEQPITTEEKLELVKNDQLTAETTNREQSADMSTVVCEAIPSNPRRTETNKQQ from the exons ATGGCTAATTGGGCTGATGATAATTTATGGAGCGGAGAAGACAACCAATCAACGGTTTGCGCAGTCGCTAGTGACCTCATTCTAGCTAGCCCTTGGGGTGAGGAAACTAATACAATCTTGGATCAGGACTCTCCTTTAATTGACAATTTTTGTGATCTCTCAGTAGACGAATGCAATCGTTTGTGTGACTCCAAGCTCCAAGCCTCCATACAACAAAAGGCAATTGCCAACTCTTCAGAGCAAGATAACCAAGTGCATCAGAAGTTAGCATTTGAAACTGATCGGCAGTACCTGAGCAAGCTTG aaagCAAACTCGCAAAGTTGTACAAACTTTCTGGCAAGGAGATGAAAAGAAACATGCTGAAGCAAGTTAGCGATAGAGCGAGTGAACTATTTACAACAGAAGCTGATCGACAGGATACATCTCTCGACAAACAGATCGTTAATAATCTAGTGGTGCTAAGGCTATTTCCAGAGCAGCCGATCACGACAGAAGAGAAACTAGAACTTGTAAAGAATGATCAACTGACAGCGGAGACAACTAACCGGGAACAGTCAGCAGACATGAGCACAGTGGTTTGTGAGGCAATTCCTTCTAACCCCCGAAGGACTGAAACTAATAAACAACAATGA
- the LOC137400538 gene encoding uncharacterized protein, which produces MQRKEEKPDVIDAPAGSVMCKVCDDFANGVHFGVTSCEGCKKFFRRGLTEYQNYTCKEGRNCPITPRTRNQCRYCRYMACIQAGMSREAIKVGRPPSKKENTRHHPYSHINLSTSHHEMNPKLYMNGNEYMKQETPWGQGESPSLASLPALIHGGGMSGFAKPQPQQVGMFNSKLDREMSNDLNSSCNSTDIEMLLSCLGPNDPPLPSHFDLEEALVQIDEPQPPNLMARKQSKLQRIENLPCKPQHLNYSQTTGIAPGPGKVNFQLQPIKMEHNSYRDPVQTYSHPSPPYEAPYDTYKNPPAMYQQKYHHANQHSHGSPYNQAMAIHGSPANTLAQQNSVINQTTNGYITPITTQNSPLQQTAAYDMSTGNQMNMNGESRAYHSPGHITQAFSQPSPNAAPYGEMHTPRQPCKMIPQPPPLQQQMLQQHQTIQPHDSPYAQHSPYSISSCASSPQSGYTTDLQDFPDEFSIYEVDICQVNHKYMPSCSQEPITFNEQARTVEDIWSKNTKKSSEQKEDESHKEMETSDGGQGMFKHMKSIDDKVNQNYWSEHEVPAEADYDEDRQADMDRLMRGWLKTKEYVSSNLKTSSSSGEEGKESLWPNVKENAPLQLKLMDFIKNRLLRETQAQARFYQEIKGSDALPEKDKKTLVSTASFSNCLLMHVLYWWDEEREQCKYFWAWRIPEKDPFYVFRQTVLKFSRAIKDLNFDEKEIMMVSALTLFSTDILRIEQKDVIEKERKPLIELCAAYMKDKYKGSYVKRFHQMLSMIPALRYLSIWHNDLMAFAKTFGPIIDRSKVKTSSTTKDYEHSVAMIRQLQIQ; this is translated from the exons ATGCAGCGCAAGGAAG AAAAACCAGATGTCATAGATGCCCCGGCAGGATCTGTCATGTGCAAAGTCTGTGACGATTTTGCCAATGGCGTCCATTTTGGCGTGACTTCATGCGAAGGCTGCAAG aagttttTTCGTCGTGGACTGACCGAGTATCAAAACTACACATGCAAAGAAGGAAGAAACTGCCCAATAACACCGAGGACAAGAAATCAGTGTCGTTATTGCAGATATATGGCCTGTATTCAAGCTGGAATGTCAAGAGAAG CCATAAAGGTTGGAAGGCCTCCAAGCAAGAAAGAGAACACCAGGCACCATCCATACAGTCACATCAATCTTTCTACCAGCCACCATGAAATGAATCCAAAGCTGTACATGAATGGCAATGA GTATATGAAACAAGAAACTCCATGGGGACAAGGTGAATCACCCAGCTTAGCCTCACTACCAGCCCTCATTCATGGAGGGGGAATGTCGGGCTTTGCCAAACCTCAGCCACAACAAGTAGGCATGTTCAACAGCAAGCTGGACAGAGAGATGTCAAATGACCTCAACAGCAGCTGCAACAGCACAGACATTGAGATGCTTCTCAGCTGCCTCG GACCAAATGACCCTCCTCTACCGTCACACTTTGACCTTGAGGAAGCCCTTGTTCAAATCGACGAGCCTCAACCTCCCAACCTGATGGCAAGGAAGCAGTCAAAATTGCAGAGAATTGAAAACCTTCCGTGTAAGCCCCAGCATCTCAACTACTCACAGACAACTGGAATTG CTCCAGGCCCTGGAAAAGTTAATTTTCAACTGCAGCCAATAAAGATGGAACACAACTCGTATAGAGACCCTGTTCAAACATACAGTCATCCTTCTCCTCCGTATGAAGCTCCTTATGACACATATAAGAATCCTCCAGCAATGTACCAACAAAAGTATCACCACGCCAACCAGCATTCTCATGGATCTCCATACAACCAAGCTATGGCAATCCATGGTTCTCCAGCGAACACGCTAGCGCAGCAGAATAGTGTCATAAACCAAACAACCAATGGCTACATCACTCCGATAACAACTCAAAACTCTCCCCTGCAGCAGACAGCCGCATATGATATGTCAACAGGAAATCAAATGAACATGAATGGAGAGTCACGAGCCTACCATTCACCAGGACATATAACTCAAGCCTTCAGCCAGCCAAGCCCCAATGCGGCGCCATACGGGGAGATGCACACGCCGAGACAGCCGTGCAAGATGATCCCTCAACCTCCACCTCTGCAGCAGCAGATGCTGCAACAGCATCAAACCATACAGCCTCATGACAGCCCCTATGCCCAG CACTCACCATACAGCATCTCTTCATGCGCCTCGTCTCCTCAGTCCGGATATACGACTGACTTGCAGGACTTCCCTGATGAATTCAGTATCTATGAGGTCGACATTTGTCAAGTCAACCATAAGTACATGCCAAGTTGTTCACAAGAACCAATCACATTCAATGAGCAGGCGCGCACGGTAGAGGACATCTG GAGTAAAAATACAAAGAAGAGCAGCGAGCAAAAGGAAGATGAAAGCCACAAGGAAATGGAAACTAGTGATGGGGGTCAGGGTATGTTCAAGCACATGAAGTCGATTGATGACAAAGTTAATCAG AACTACTGGTCTGAACACGAAGTACCTGCAGAAGCTGACTACGATGAAGACCGACAGGCTGACATGGACAGGTTAATGAGAGGCTGGCTAAAGACCAAGGAGTATGTCAGCAGTAATCTCAAGACTTCCTCCAGCAGTGGAGAAGAAGGCAAG GAAAGCCTGTGGCCTAACGTCAAGGAGAATGCACCTCTTCAGCTGAAACTAATGGACTTTATAAAGAACAGGCTGCTGAGGGAGACGCAAGCCCAGGCTAGGTTTTACCAGGAAATAAAAG GTAGTGACGCACTGCCAGAGAAGGACAAAAAGACGTTGGTCTCTACAGCAAGCTTCTCTAACTGCCTCCTCATGCATGTCTTATACTGGTGGGATGAGGAAAGAGAGCAGTGCAAATACTTTTG GGCTTGGAGAATTCCAGAGAAGGACCCATTTTACGTGTTCAGGCAAACGGTGCTCAAATTCTCTCGTGCTATCAAAGATCTTAACTTTGATGAGAAGGAAATAATGATGGTGTCAGCTCTCACCCTCTTCTCCACTG ACATACTACGGATTGAACAGAAAGACGTAATTGAGAAGGAACGGAAGCCTTTGATAGAATTATGTGCTGCCTATATGAAAG ATAAGTACAAGGGGAGTTATGTCAAGCGCTTTCACCAGATGCTCTCTATGATTCCTGCCCTAAGATATCTCTCCATATGGCACAACGACCTTATGGCATTCGCTAAAACATTTGGACCAATCATTGATAGGTCAAAAGTCAAAACGAGCTCCACAACTAAAGACTATGAACATAGTGTTGCAATGATACGACAACTTCAAATCCAGTAA